The following proteins come from a genomic window of Hydractinia symbiolongicarpus strain clone_291-10 chromosome 2, HSymV2.1, whole genome shotgun sequence:
- the LOC130628579 gene encoding G protein-activated inward rectifier potassium channel 4-like, with translation MVKNTLICSENKCFANQDKAFRDEEASIKQIRNTFGAEEECYTNTHIRNDSCVSENRLKNLEGVRELLAYKRQRLLSMDSFESNVSISSKSKRLVTKDGFVDIKYVNIPGLNSRYLKDIFHTLMDLKWRYISLMFTLSFLISWVIFGTVWYIIFYIHDNQTCIDNVDSWVSAFLFSIETQTTIGYGGRAVTPNCPEGVLLLVIQTIIGMFINCAMLGLLFAKLSRPKNRGKTTMFSKRAVITLRDGNLCMMFRYVDLRHRRLLDTNMRAVIIRPKLTEEGEFIPIDMADLKLTIDLQQFEYTMRLFPLFPITVIHVIDENSPFYSMSKVQLDQSEFEVIPILEGTVPTTGNSTQALTSYRPTEILWGHRFKPVFTGIHIGQNINRIDLSTLHDTYKELNTPDCSAEIFEKTRYLDDCSSVSESHGYQSGPSSTLSVNERVLRRFSSNPMDVCIDMPTEIIQEFPVLKETTT, from the coding sequence ATGGTAAAAAATACATTGATTTGCAGTGAAAATAAATGTTTCGCGAACCAAGACAAAGCCTTCAGAGATGAAGAAGCGAGTATCAAACAAATACGCAACACTTTCGGAgcagaagaagaatgttacacaAATACTCACATCAGAAATGATAGTTGCGTGAGCGAGAATCGACTCAAAAACTTAGAAGGAGTGAGAGAACTACTCGCCTATAAACGACAACGACTCCTTTCGATGGATTCGTTTGAATCAAACGTTTCGATTAGCTCAAAATCGAAACGACTCGTAACGAAAGACGGTTTTGTCGATATAAAATACGTAAATATTCCTGGATTAAACTCGCGATATTTAAAGGACATCTTTCATACACTGATGGATTTAAAATGGCGTTACATCAGCCTCATGTTTACACTCAGTTTTCTTATTTCTTGGGTAATTTTTGGAACAGTTTGGTATATAATATTTTACATTCATGACAATCAGACTTGTATTGACAATGTTGACTCATGGGTCAGTGCGTTTTTATTTTCCATAGAAACACAAACCACAATCGGTTACGGTGGCCGTGCAGTTACACCGAACTGTCCCGAAGGTGTTCTACTTCTGGTCATTCAGACTATCATCGGCATGTTTATTAACTGTGCTATGCTTGGACTTTTATTCGCAAAATTATCACGACCCAAAAATCGCGGCAAGAcgacaatgttttcaaaacgtGCCGTCATAACCCTTCGCGACGGTAATTTATGTATGATGTTCCGCTACGTGGATTTGCGACACCGCCGTCTTCTGGATACAAATATGCGTGCTGTTATTATCCGACCCAAACTCACAGAAGAAGGTGAGTTTATACCTATCGATATGGCCGACCTGAAATTGACGATCGATCTTCAACAATTCGAATATACGATGAGATTATTTCCGCTATTCCCTATCACTGTCATCCATGTGATTGATGAAAACAGCCCGTTTTACAGCATGTCTAAAGTTCAACTTGATCAATCTGAGTTTGAGGTTATTCCGATTCTAGAAGGAACCGTTCCAACAACGGGTAACTCTACTCAAGCTCTTACTTCCTACCGGCCAACGGAAATCTTATGGGGACACCGGTTTAAACCTGTATTTACTGGAATTCACATTGGACAGAATATAAACCGGATTGATTTAAGCACATTACATGATACATATAAAGAGTTGAACACGCCGGATTGTTCTGCGGAAATCTTTGAGAAAACCAGGTATTTGGACGATTGTTCAAGCGTATCTGAGTCGCATGGTTACCAGAGCGGTCCCTCATCAACTCTGTCAGTAAACGAACGAGTTTTAAGACGTTTTTCAAGTAACCCAATGGATGTATGCATAGACATGCCAACAGAAATTATTCAAGAGTTTCCTGTTTTGAAGGAGACAacgacttaa
- the LOC130628600 gene encoding TNF receptor-associated factor 6-like translates to MDSAVKQEEIMEGYDVEVAGDVFKDAYCIICLKLMRDAIQMNCGHGMCKACFHALTESCRQRNIELVCPSCRQNVNKDQVFHNSMLDRIIAAIKVKCTNNQLGCEWNGELQMMEDHQSTCKYQMVECPFDGCNEEMQRQALHKHKSICEYRVIQCDYCTESFLPNELQNHFEVCEYYPVTCSNHLCSELVPKCKIENHLLKDCLYQLIDCSFHSIGCSVKVLRKDLNQHLIECNQQHMLFLLQDSHLKNKMIEQLQNENKMIRLEAAESDHKLLTKIEALENNITSVREEVEVTNRKLNEYKEQYKNIISKLKNIEQKFQTLTCLTPDELTGLFPDTTNKKSNQINVQSEVVNGQLNLVQKVSMVTETFHLTREQEIESALKLFQISHKQYLDECSSRELSSLSGASETVKSGLALPVTYWDIFMDTLTQNSKVFNFQKMSTISELCDLLKSPQCSARSMFGTKNYFERNNCVYVRCKYSDVAGQCKEIKTTNHKILIKNHHSTIYVRDKKMKEAYLISRTREKVKLSPDDEGDHGSSVYDSLVYHKYIVNDWFLLEIMY, encoded by the exons ATGGACAGTGCAGTAAAACAAGAAGAAATAATGGAAGGTTATGATGTGGAGGTTGCTGGTGATGTATTTAAAGATGCATATTGTATTATCTGTTTGAAGTTGATGCGTGATGCTATTCAGATGAACTGTGGACATGGAATGTGTAAAGCATGTTTTCATGCATTGACCGAATCATGCAGACAAAG AAACATTGAGTTGGTTTGTCCATCGTGTCGACAAAATGTCAATAAGGATCAA GTATTTCACAACTCAATGCTTGATAGAATCATAGCTGCAATAAAAGTGAAATGTACAAATAATCAACTTGGTTGTGAATGGAATGGAGAATTGCAGATGATGGAG GATCATCAGTCTACTTGCAAATATCAAATGGTAGAATGTCCGTTTGATGGATGTAATGAAGAAATGCAAAGACAAGCATTACATAAACACAAATCAATTTGTGAATATAGAGTAATACAATGTGATTATTGTACTGAATCATTTCTTCCAAATGAACTTCAA AATCATTTTGAAGTTTGTGAATATTATCCTGTTACATGTTCAAATCATCTGTGTTCAGAATTGGTTCCAAAGTGCAAG ATTGAAAATCATCTTTTAAAAGATTGTTTATACCAACTCATTGATTGTTCATTCCATTCAATTGGCTGCTCTGTAAAG GTCTTACGTAAAGATTTGAATCAACATTTGATCGAGTGCAACCAACAACACATGTTGTTCTTGTTACAAGATTCTCATTTgaagaataaaatgattgaacaattacaaaatgaaaacaaaatgatTAGATTAGAAGCTGCTGAAAGTGATCACAAATTGCTCACAAAGATTGAAGCATTAGAAAATAACATCACTTCTGTGAGAGAAGAAGTTGAGGTGACTAACAGAAAattgaatgaatacaaagaacaatataaaaatatcatctcaaagttaaaaaacattgaaCAGAAATTTCAAACATTAACTTGTCTTACTCCAGATGAATTAACCGGACTTTTTCCAgatacaacaaataaaaaaagtaaccaaATAAATGTCCAAAGTGAAGTTGTAAATGGGCAGTTAAATCTAGTGCAAAAAGTTAGCATGGTTACTGAGACATTCCATCTGACACGGGAACAGGAAATTGAAAGTGcattaaaactttttcaaatttctcaCAAACAGTATCTTGATGAGTGTTCTTCAAGGGAACTTTCAAGTCTTTCTGGTGCTTCAGAAACTGTAAAAAGTGGATTAGCGTTGCCTGTAACATACTGGGATATCTTTATGGATACCTTAACACAAAattctaaagtttttaattttcaaaaaatgtcaacaatatCGGAGTTATGTGATCTTTTAAAAAGTCCGCAATGCAGTGCTCGTTCCATGTTTGGAACAAAGAACTATTTTGAGAGAAATAATTGCGTTTATGTTAGATGTAAATATTCTGATGTGGCTGGCCAgtgtaaagaaataaaaaccactaatcacaaaattttaataaagaatCACCATTCGACGATATATGTCAgagataaaaaaatgaaagaggCATACTTAATTAGTAGAACTCgtgaaaaagtaaaattaagtcCTGATGACGAGGGTGATCATGGCAGTTCGGTGTATGATAGTTTAGTATATCATAAATACATCGTAAATGATTGgtttttattagaaattatGTACTAA
- the LOC130628608 gene encoding uncharacterized protein LOC130628608 isoform X2, translated as MFDRIILALQVKCENSKMGCDWIGELGDMEIHKAANCNFQARAQAIANIKIETCPNIIPKHKSKGADICGTEGKFYIIRPDIGYYLRSSNFNQGTDLVTYKLHDRCKGEHYLSTGGKFYLIQGDKYRRVTNMNLDKGSTSYSLHPNCKGGDVYLCAGDQFVIISFETEICHVTSNMNNDDKAYDIAIPEDIRDALYHWGGRDKSYCLKQSGAEVEYCRYKGFDGKKEDSYPVHHNVMCFIPGGLAVAFGASVAFWKCIHSEKNETNSSRLWSSMLDRKDGFHYEMLGLDDFGFDLCSKAVRIQFLDDFKDDEFITNFLNKNSWHGMKRVKESVRVRIHAGDEIHVWQYVVGFKNVTDLFFTPFVTITDNNEIPTQQALYEL; from the exons ATGTTTGATCGTATCATTTTGGCGTTGCAAGTAAAATGTGAAAACTCAAAGATGGGATGTGATTGGATTGGTGAATTGGGAGATATGGAG ATACACAAAGCTGCAAATTGTAACTTTCAAGCTCGAGCTCAGGCTATCGCAAACATTAAAATT GAGACCTGTCCCAATATTATACCTAAACACAAATCAAAAGGAGCTGATATTTGTGGAACAGAAGGTAAATTTTATATCATCCGACCAGATATTGGTTACTATCTTCGCTCATCGAACTTCAATCAAGGAACCGATCTTGTCACCTACAAATTGCATGATCGTTGTAAGGGAGAGCACTATTTATCAACTGGTGGAAAATTTTACCTTATTCAAGGTGATAAGTATCGTCGTGTTACCAACATGAATTTGGACAAAGGTTCAACTTCTTATTCTCTTCATCCTAACTGCAAAGGTGGTGATGTGTATTTGTGTGCAGGTGATCAATTTGTTATCATTTCCTTTGAAACTGAAATTTGTCACGTCACGTCTAATATGAATAACGATGATAAAGCTTACGACATTGCCATTCCCGAAGATATCAGAGATGCATTGTATCATTGGGGTGGTAGAGATAAGAGTTATTGTTTAAAGCAGTCTGGTGCCGAAGTTGAATATTGTAGATATAAAGGATTTGATGGGAAGAAAGAAGATAGTTATCCGGTTCATCACAATGTGATGTGTTTTATTCCTGGTGGATTGGCTGTTGCTTTTGGTGCATCTGTTGCATTCTGGAAATGTATCCATTCAGAGAAGAATGAAACAAATTCATCCAGATTATGGTCAAGTATGCTAGATCGCAAGGATGGATTTCATTATGAAATGTTAGGATTGGATGATTTTGGATTTGATCTTTGTTCGAAAGCAGTGCGAATTCAATTTTTAGATGATTTTAAAGATGACGAATTCATCACAAATTTTCTCAATAAAAATAGTTGGCATGGAATGAAACGAGTGAAAGAATCAGTTCGTGTCCGCATACATGCTGGAGATGAAATTCATGTCTGGCAATATGTTGTtggatttaaaaatgttactgATCTTTTCTTTACCCCCTTTGTAACAATTACTGATAACAATGAGATTCCAACACAGCAAGCTTTGTACGAATTATAG
- the LOC130628608 gene encoding uncharacterized protein LOC130628608 isoform X1 yields MAEEGYDVEAVSDTSHDMYCVICLKLMRNAIQMNCGHGMCDACFHKLVKYAKERKVSLVCPSCRKEIIENKVFQVPMFDRIILALQVKCENSKMGCDWIGELGDMEIHKAANCNFQARAQAIANIKIETCPNIIPKHKSKGADICGTEGKFYIIRPDIGYYLRSSNFNQGTDLVTYKLHDRCKGEHYLSTGGKFYLIQGDKYRRVTNMNLDKGSTSYSLHPNCKGGDVYLCAGDQFVIISFETEICHVTSNMNNDDKAYDIAIPEDIRDALYHWGGRDKSYCLKQSGAEVEYCRYKGFDGKKEDSYPVHHNVMCFIPGGLAVAFGASVAFWKCIHSEKNETNSSRLWSSMLDRKDGFHYEMLGLDDFGFDLCSKAVRIQFLDDFKDDEFITNFLNKNSWHGMKRVKESVRVRIHAGDEIHVWQYVVGFKNVTDLFFTPFVTITDNNEIPTQQALYEL; encoded by the exons ATGGCGGAAGAAGGTTACGATGTTGAAGCAGTCAGCGATACTTCACATGATATGTATTGTGTTATTTGTTTGAAGTTGATGAGAAATGCAATACAGATGAATTGTGGCCATGGAATGTGTGACGCTTGTTTTCATAAGTTGGTTAAATATGCTAAAGAGAG AAAAGTTTCTTTGGTTTGTCCATCTTGTCGAAAGGAAATTATTGAAAACAAG GTGTTTCAAGTACCAATGTTTGATCGTATCATTTTGGCGTTGCAAGTAAAATGTGAAAACTCAAAGATGGGATGTGATTGGATTGGTGAATTGGGAGATATGGAG ATACACAAAGCTGCAAATTGTAACTTTCAAGCTCGAGCTCAGGCTATCGCAAACATTAAAATT GAGACCTGTCCCAATATTATACCTAAACACAAATCAAAAGGAGCTGATATTTGTGGAACAGAAGGTAAATTTTATATCATCCGACCAGATATTGGTTACTATCTTCGCTCATCGAACTTCAATCAAGGAACCGATCTTGTCACCTACAAATTGCATGATCGTTGTAAGGGAGAGCACTATTTATCAACTGGTGGAAAATTTTACCTTATTCAAGGTGATAAGTATCGTCGTGTTACCAACATGAATTTGGACAAAGGTTCAACTTCTTATTCTCTTCATCCTAACTGCAAAGGTGGTGATGTGTATTTGTGTGCAGGTGATCAATTTGTTATCATTTCCTTTGAAACTGAAATTTGTCACGTCACGTCTAATATGAATAACGATGATAAAGCTTACGACATTGCCATTCCCGAAGATATCAGAGATGCATTGTATCATTGGGGTGGTAGAGATAAGAGTTATTGTTTAAAGCAGTCTGGTGCCGAAGTTGAATATTGTAGATATAAAGGATTTGATGGGAAGAAAGAAGATAGTTATCCGGTTCATCACAATGTGATGTGTTTTATTCCTGGTGGATTGGCTGTTGCTTTTGGTGCATCTGTTGCATTCTGGAAATGTATCCATTCAGAGAAGAATGAAACAAATTCATCCAGATTATGGTCAAGTATGCTAGATCGCAAGGATGGATTTCATTATGAAATGTTAGGATTGGATGATTTTGGATTTGATCTTTGTTCGAAAGCAGTGCGAATTCAATTTTTAGATGATTTTAAAGATGACGAATTCATCACAAATTTTCTCAATAAAAATAGTTGGCATGGAATGAAACGAGTGAAAGAATCAGTTCGTGTCCGCATACATGCTGGAGATGAAATTCATGTCTGGCAATATGTTGTtggatttaaaaatgttactgATCTTTTCTTTACCCCCTTTGTAACAATTACTGATAACAATGAGATTCCAACACAGCAAGCTTTGTACGAATTATAG